The genomic interval CACTGCCAAAATCAAACACACCTGCGACTGCCCCCAGCATCATAGTTGCTAAGGTTGCTGCCCAAAGCGCTTTCCAACCCAATTCGGTGATGTCCTTACGGCGGGAAGGAATGAGACCAATCAACCCACCCACAAAAATTCCCACAGAGGGGATAAGGGCAAAGCCGGAAAGGGCATAGCTAACAACGACCACGGCTCGATCGCCAATTGCCCCCTGACTGGTCAAGCTTGCCAGTTGGGCAAAGGAGGAAACCTCCGTTTCCAACAATCGCCGCCCAATTACTGAAGATGCCTGCCAGAGTTCCTGGGGATTAAGCGAGACACCCGTTAGAAAGGTCAACGGCAGATAGAGGGCAGCCAGAATGTTTTGCAGAGTGACTACTTGAAAAATCCTACCAATGCCCTGGAGAACGGGATTTTGGCTAGATGCCAGAGATGCCAGATTATTAAAAAACAAATTGATAATCGCAACCAACCCCAGGACTGCAATCAGCAGAGCGGCGATCGCGATCGCGAGTCTCACCCCATCCATCGCCCCAATCACCAAACTCTCCATCGGGCTGATACGGGTCAGATCCGTGACCGTTCCGTTACTGGTTTCGGCTTCCTCCACAGGTGCATCCGGTGTTTCTTCAAGCACCTGTCCCAGGGTTTTAGGAACTTCCACCTCTGGTACCAACAGCTTGGACATTACAAAGCAAGCTGGAATTGACATGATGGAGGCAGAAATCAGGTGCCCCGTAATGTTCGGAAAGACTGGACGCATAAACTGGGCGTAGAGTCCCAACACATTTGAGGCAAGGCTACCAAAACAACAGGTCAGAACAGCACACAGCTCACTGCGAGTCATGTTGACCAGGTAGGGACGCACCACCAGCGTCGCTTCAATCCCCAGGAAAATGTTGGCAGCGCCACTTAATGCCTCTGCCCCGCTCAAGTTCATGCTGCGTCGGAAAATATGAGCGAACCAATTAACAATGGGTTGGACCAACCGCAGGGTGTAGCCAAGGGACATTAATGCCGAGAAAAAGATAATCGTGGGTAATGCCCGAAAGGCAAAGATGTACCCCATGTTGATGTTATCGGGATTGAGGCGATCGCCAGGTACAGGTACGTAGGGCGGTGTAATTGCTCTGGCGATCCAGCGCCCTGCCAGCACTGGACCTGGTACATTTGCAGAATCCGGCACCAGCACTGAACCAAAAACGAATCGGGAACCCGCTTCGACCACATCCAACACCGAATTCACCGCATCGTTAACCAGCACAACAACACTACGGGTAAAAGGCACCAGAAACACCAGCAATGCCAGCACCAATTGCAACCCAATGCCCCAGAAAATGACGCGCCAGGAAATTGCCTGCCGATTTTCAGAACTTAACCAGGCGATCGCACAAAAACCAATGATTCCTACAAGAGATAAGAGATTTAACCAGGGCATGGGGAGTAGGGTGTAGGGTGTAGGTTATCAGGCAAAGGACAAGGGACAAAGGATGAAGGATAAAGGATACAAGCATCTCATCACCCCATCACCTCATCTTCCTAGTTTTTGGGTGCCAAAGCTGCGACCAGTTCTTGCCGAAACTGTTTCCAGGCTGCCAACATTTCAGGGTTAGAAGCAACACCCTTCCGCATCAGAACAACACCATCTTGCAAATCCAAAATTCCATAGGTGGAAGTGGCAAGCAATTGATCGAGCAATGGAACGGTTTGGCGCAGACGCACAAGGTCTAACCGAAAAGCGACGGGGTATTGCAAAGCCAACCAGAAATCTGCCAGTAAATATTCCATTTCCGCCACCTGTCCCTGGTCGTTGAGCAATTTCATTTGGGGCAGGCGAAGAATTTCTCGCCGCCCTGACAGTTGAGGAATAATGCCACTTGTGGTTGAAACACTGACATCATCAGGAATTTGCTCCGTTAAGTTCCAAAGATGGCTGGCATGTTCCCACTGGCGGAACAGGGAAACATGCACCCAGGGCTGTACAGAGTCAGGGATGAGAAAGGAAAATGCCCGATTTGGATTGGAAACAATTGAAATAATGATCGATAACGCAATGCAAACGACCCAAAACCGACGAAATCGGGGAAATTGACGATCGCGCACAGACCACCACAAAATCGTGCCGTAAAATAGACCCGGCACGATCGACAGGGCATAGCGCACCGCCAACACAAAGGGAGTGGTACCCGTTTGCACCAGAATCGACAGCATTGGAACCCCAGCGGCTAACCAGGCAGCGGGAGACACTACAGGAACAAATGCCAGTGGTAACCACAGTCCCATCAGGTAAAAAAACCGTCGATCGAAGGGTGTAAACAAGCTAACCAGAAGTTGTCTGGGTTGGGTCAGCATTCCCCAGAGAACCTGCAAAGTGCTAGGCTCAGGAATATCCGGGACAAATTGTTTAAACCGACTCGACAGATAGAGTTGGGAAACGTCCTTGGAAAACAGGGGCATGACAAAATTCGTCACCCCAGTCACATAAACAAAACTCAGAAGACAGAGTAGGATTCCGACACGGGGATGCCGCCGACTGACTAACCAGTAAAGCCCAATGCTGAAAGTGATGAATCCTGCATCTTCCCGAATTCCCAAAACCAACAAAGCTAGCACCCAAAAGAACCACCAGCGCTGCTTTTCCAGTGCCAACAACATTCCAAAAGCAAAGAGGGGAATCTGACACTGCTCGTAAAAATTGGCAAAGGTTGGACCAATTACCGCACCTGCTCCGTAGTAGCTCGCTGTAACCATGAGCGCCAACCTGGGTTGCAGGTAATGCCGTGCCAGGGTATAGAGAACGATTCCAGCAACAGTAATCAGGCTAACCTGCAACACAATCAGAGTGATTGGAGAAGGGAAAAGGGCATAAATCGGCAACCACAGTAGAAAATCTATGACAAAATGCTGCCCCAGATGGACAAAAGAAACAGGCGGAATGCTGCCCCGCAATAAGGTTGCAGCAGAGTTTCCTCCTGTTAGGGAGCTTTGAAAAAAGTTTCTGTGCAGATTGTTCCAAAAAAGTTGGTTAAACAACCCGTGGTCCATAGGTGGCATAAAAAATGTAATACCGATGCAGGGAAAAGAAGAGCATGAACCCAAAAAAAATGGCAGTTAAGAGCCATAGCTTTTTAAGCTCAGATGGATACACTCTCTTCTCATCTCCCATAACCCACTCCCTGACATCTAACACTTGACCCCTACCCCCCAATTCCTTGCCGCAACCTGTTCCATTCAGCCCGTAACATCGGGTTAGATGGAACACCCTTCTGCATCACAATTACCCCCTCTTTAAAACCCAGAATTCCGTACCTATTTTGCTTCAGAAGTGTGTCAACTAATAACACGATTTCCTCAAGTCGTTGTCGTTCAAACGAAAAAGCAACTTGATAGCGCTCCAGTTGCCACAAATCGGCTATCAGGTAATCCATCTCAACAACTTTCCCTTGATCATCGCGGATTTGCATCATTGGTAACCGCAAAATCGCTCGCCGACCAGAGAGTTGTGGAATCAGGTGGGTGGTTGCCGAAACACTAGCATCGGGGGGAATCAGGCTGATTTGCTGTCGAAGTGTACCTGCATGCTGCCATTGCGTTGTAAGCGGGACATACACCCAGGGTACAAAGGAGTCGGGAATGAGAAAGGAAAACGCCCGATTTGGGTTGGCCGTGACCGCAAACACGATCGACAAAGCAATGCAACCTGCCCAAAAGCGGCGAAACCTGGGTTTGAAACGGTTAGCATAAACAGACCACCACAAAATTGCACCGTAAAATAACCCCGGAACAACTACTAGCGAATAGCGAATCGTAATTGACAGTGCCGATTTTCCCGACTGTAGAAATAGGGATAACAGGGGAACTCCTGCTAAGACCCAGGCAGAAGGGGATAGAGCAGGCACAAATGCCAGTGGTAACCATTGCCTGAACAGGTAAAACAGCCGCCGATCGAGGGGCGTGAATAGACTCTTAATCACTTCGATCGGATGCGTCAACATGCCCCAGAGTACTTGCAATGTAGACGGATCAGGATTGCCCTGCACAAATTGTCGGAACCGATTTGCCAGGTGCATACGGGACACGTCATTAGAATCGGAAAATCGCGGAATAACCAGGTTCGTGACCACCGTAACGTAGGTGAAGCTGAGCAAACACAGAATCAACCCCACACGGGGATAGCGACGGCTAAACAGTAAGTAAAGGCCAATGCTAAACAACATGAACCCTGCATCTTCCCGAATCCCTAAGACCAGCACTGTCAGTAGCCAGAAAACTCCCCAGCGCCGCTTTTCCATTGCCAGCAGTAACCCAAAGGTGAATAACGGAATCTGGGAATGTTCGTAGAAGTTGGCAAAGGTGGGACCAATTACCGCGATCGCCCCAAAGTAGCTGGCAGTGATCATCAGAGACAGTCCCGGTTGCAGATAGTGCCGCGCCAATACGTAGAGAACACCACCACCCGCTGTCATCAGTACGACCTGAAGCACAATCAGGGTAGCTGAGCCAGGAAAGAGCGCGTACAGCGGCAGCCAGAGCAAAAAATTGGGGACGAAATGATGTGCCAGATGCAGAAAAGACACGGTGGGAATCTTACCGTCCTCAGTGACCCCGATCGAAATCCCACTCGTCAGGGAGCTTTGAAAGAAACGCCCGTGCAAGCTGTTCCAAAAAACCTGGTTAAAAATTCCCTGGTCGTAAGAAGCATAGAACGTATAGTAACGATTGAGCGAAAAAACCAGCATGAAGCCAAAGAAAATCGCTGTCAGGAGCAGCAGCTTTTTCAGCTCAGGCTGATCCTTCCATGCATGCAGGGACTTTTGAAGCGCTGTGCCCATAGGTTAGGGGTCAGGAGATAGGTTTCAAAGAAGATAGAGGAACATCAATTTTTTGCCCTTAGCCGATGAGCAGATGATTAAGATCCGCAGCTTAAACAACTGCTCTCCAATACCTCATCCTTCAAGGAGCAGCAGGGGATTTACTACCTGTTGCAGAAGGACTGGGAGTTACTGGATTGGCAGTCGCCTTGGGAGAAGGAGAAACGGTGGGGTTGGCGATCGAACCAGGGGAAGCCGCTGGAGTAGTAGGCGTTGCTGTAGCACGGGGAGATACTATTGGAGAAGGCGTTGCCAGGGGACGAGGACTGGCAGGAGATAGGACTGGTGATGGACTGGTCGCAGGAGTAGAGGGTTGCGTTCCTCCTAAAATACTGGGGTTACCGTTGTCATAAAATCCTGCGATGCAAGCAATCATAATAGTTGCCAGAGTACCAACAAATAGTGCTTTCCAACCAAGCTGGGAAATATCTTTGCGGCGGGAAGGAGCCAGAGCAATCGTACCACCCACAAAAATACCAACCGAAGCGATGTGGGCAAATCCCGATAGCGCATAGCTGATGATCAAAACAGCGCGGCTGCTTAATTCCCCCGCTGCTCCTGCCCTACCTAATTCCTGATAAGGCGGAATAGCAGTTTCCAGCAAACGACGACCAATAATGACTGAAGATAGCCAGAGTTCTTGGGGGTTCAACGAAACACCCGTCAAAACCGTCAGGGGCATGAACAAGAAGCCCATAATATTTTGCAAGGTGATGACACTAAAAAACTCACCGATTGCTCGTGCAGCCGGAGCGATCGCCTGCATCAGTGCATTGGTTTCTGCAGGTGGCGTAGTTGCATTAACAGGAGGTAGCCCAAAACTTTTTAAACTGGCTAAGCCGCCAAAAAATTGGTTAATTAAAGAAACTAACCCCAAAATCAGGATCAGTACAGCGGCAATCGAGACTGCCATTTTGACCCCATCCAGTGCTCCCAAGATAGCAGCATCCATCGGGCTTACCCGCTCGATCGGTTCACCGCCCACGGTTTCCGTCGGTCCCTGGAGTTCTGTCTCCTGGTCAGACTGAAGCCGAGTTACAGGGTAACGATCGTCAATATCATTCGCAATACTTTGTCTCTGCTCCGCTTCTTCGACTGCTTCCAGATCCGTTCCTCGAACTGGCTTTTCCTCCACCGGAATTCCTCCCAGCGTTGCAGGCACCTCTGTTTCTGGTACCAGGATTTTAGAAAGCACAAAACACGCTGGTATCGCCATAATCGAAGCTGAAACCAGATGCCCCAAAATATTAGGAAAAATAGGCCGCAAAAAACTGACATAAATTGCCAGGGTAGAAGAAGCAGCTGTTCCAAAGCAGCAGGATAAAATGGCGCAAAGTTCACTCCGGGTCATTTTGACAATGTAAGGCTTGACCGCGATCGCCGCCTCAATCCCAACAAAAATATTGGCAGCTCCACTCAACGACTCTGCCCCACTCAACCGCATCGTTCGATAAAACACCTTTGCAAACACATTCGTGATTGCTTGAATCACCCCCATGTTGTAAAGCAACGCCATCAAGCCAGAAAAAAAGATAACCGTTGGCAGTGCCCGAAATGCCAGAATGTAGTTCAATTTGTCCGTACCGCAATATCCCGGTATAAAGGGAACC from Kovacikia minuta CCNUW1 carries:
- a CDS encoding NupC/NupG family nucleoside CNT transporter; this encodes MPWLNLLSLVGIIGFCAIAWLSSENRQAISWRVIFWGIGLQLVLALLVFLVPFTRSVVVLVNDAVNSVLDVVEAGSRFVFGSVLVPDSANVPGPVLAGRWIARAITPPYVPVPGDRLNPDNINMGYIFAFRALPTIIFFSALMSLGYTLRLVQPIVNWFAHIFRRSMNLSGAEALSGAANIFLGIEATLVVRPYLVNMTRSELCAVLTCCFGSLASNVLGLYAQFMRPVFPNITGHLISASIMSIPACFVMSKLLVPEVEVPKTLGQVLEETPDAPVEEAETSNGTVTDLTRISPMESLVIGAMDGVRLAIAIAALLIAVLGLVAIINLFFNNLASLASSQNPVLQGIGRIFQVVTLQNILAALYLPLTFLTGVSLNPQELWQASSVIGRRLLETEVSSFAQLASLTSQGAIGDRAVVVVSYALSGFALIPSVGIFVGGLIGLIPSRRKDITELGWKALWAATLATMMLGAVAGVFDFGSAAILGR
- a CDS encoding DUF2079 domain-containing protein, whose product is MPPMDHGLFNQLFWNNLHRNFFQSSLTGGNSAATLLRGSIPPVSFVHLGQHFVIDFLLWLPIYALFPSPITLIVLQVSLITVAGIVLYTLARHYLQPRLALMVTASYYGAGAVIGPTFANFYEQCQIPLFAFGMLLALEKQRWWFFWVLALLVLGIREDAGFITFSIGLYWLVSRRHPRVGILLCLLSFVYVTGVTNFVMPLFSKDVSQLYLSSRFKQFVPDIPEPSTLQVLWGMLTQPRQLLVSLFTPFDRRFFYLMGLWLPLAFVPVVSPAAWLAAGVPMLSILVQTGTTPFVLAVRYALSIVPGLFYGTILWWSVRDRQFPRFRRFWVVCIALSIIISIVSNPNRAFSFLIPDSVQPWVHVSLFRQWEHASHLWNLTEQIPDDVSVSTTSGIIPQLSGRREILRLPQMKLLNDQGQVAEMEYLLADFWLALQYPVAFRLDLVRLRQTVPLLDQLLATSTYGILDLQDGVVLMRKGVASNPEMLAAWKQFRQELVAALAPKN
- a CDS encoding DUF2079 domain-containing protein, with the translated sequence MGTALQKSLHAWKDQPELKKLLLLTAIFFGFMLVFSLNRYYTFYASYDQGIFNQVFWNSLHGRFFQSSLTSGISIGVTEDGKIPTVSFLHLAHHFVPNFLLWLPLYALFPGSATLIVLQVVLMTAGGGVLYVLARHYLQPGLSLMITASYFGAIAVIGPTFANFYEHSQIPLFTFGLLLAMEKRRWGVFWLLTVLVLGIREDAGFMLFSIGLYLLFSRRYPRVGLILCLLSFTYVTVVTNLVIPRFSDSNDVSRMHLANRFRQFVQGNPDPSTLQVLWGMLTHPIEVIKSLFTPLDRRLFYLFRQWLPLAFVPALSPSAWVLAGVPLLSLFLQSGKSALSITIRYSLVVVPGLFYGAILWWSVYANRFKPRFRRFWAGCIALSIVFAVTANPNRAFSFLIPDSFVPWVYVPLTTQWQHAGTLRQQISLIPPDASVSATTHLIPQLSGRRAILRLPMMQIRDDQGKVVEMDYLIADLWQLERYQVAFSFERQRLEEIVLLVDTLLKQNRYGILGFKEGVIVMQKGVPSNPMLRAEWNRLRQGIGG
- a CDS encoding NupC/NupG family nucleoside CNT transporter; this encodes MAGLFPGGLLLAESGLQLILGFFVFQFETTRELLRIFSGLLDSIFTAADAGARFVFGPNLVPIPGQDPLVVRPLPAGATVCPPPQVPFIPGYCGTDKLNYILAFRALPTVIFFSGLMALLYNMGVIQAITNVFAKVFYRTMRLSGAESLSGAANIFVGIEAAIAVKPYIVKMTRSELCAILSCCFGTAASSTLAIYVSFLRPIFPNILGHLVSASIMAIPACFVLSKILVPETEVPATLGGIPVEEKPVRGTDLEAVEEAEQRQSIANDIDDRYPVTRLQSDQETELQGPTETVGGEPIERVSPMDAAILGALDGVKMAVSIAAVLILILGLVSLINQFFGGLASLKSFGLPPVNATTPPAETNALMQAIAPAARAIGEFFSVITLQNIMGFLFMPLTVLTGVSLNPQELWLSSVIIGRRLLETAIPPYQELGRAGAAGELSSRAVLIISYALSGFAHIASVGIFVGGTIALAPSRRKDISQLGWKALFVGTLATIMIACIAGFYDNGNPSILGGTQPSTPATSPSPVLSPASPRPLATPSPIVSPRATATPTTPAASPGSIANPTVSPSPKATANPVTPSPSATGSKSPAAP